A segment of the Echinicola strongylocentroti genome:
AGCCATGATTTCAGAGGCATTTCCACGGATAATGGTCGGCCTAAAGGTCAACAGCCGCGTCAAAGTATCATTTCGGTACGGCGTAGCTCCAGCCCCCACAGGATCCAAGACCCACGGAGTATTCCGTTCATTGGCTTCCTTGGCTGCCAGTAACATGCTGTCCACCCAAAACTCGTCCAATGTTCCAATATTGACCACTAACGCATTGACGATTTTGACCATATCCGCCATCTCCAGCTTGGCATGTGCCATGATCGGAGAGGCTCCTATGGCCAATAGGGCATTGGCTGTATTGTTCATGACCACGTAATTAGTGATACTTTGCACCAAGGGGCCTTTTTCTCTCAGTATTTTTAGATTTTTTATTACAGATTCCTTCATATCCATTAGCTTAAAAAACTTTAGGGAACCTGCAAACCATACAGGCAAAAGCCTGTAAGAAAGGATAACTTTTTCCTTCGTCGGCATCATCCGCATCAGGTTCAAAGGGTCTCATCTCAGTCCCAGCTGGGACACCCCTAAAGTTTGTATTATGGTGAATTTACGATTTTAATCTCATGGAGCAAAGTTACTCCCAAGAAGATTCATCCTGTAGAACTCTGGGTCAAACTACTTTCGCTAAAGTGCGCAAATCAACGTGCATTCGCAGGCTCTCTAAAACATGATGCTGCCAACTCATAGGATTTTAAACGTGCTTCATGGTCATAAATATGAGAACAGATCATGATTTCATCTACTTGGGCAATTTCCTGAAAATGCTCCAAGTCTTCCCGAACTGTAGCGGCTGATCCTACAAAACTACAGGCCATCATCTGGTTGATCGCAGCTGCTTCCGCTTCTGTCCACAAACCGTCCATCGTATCCACCGGAGGTCTCAATGGATAGGATTTTCTTCTCACAATCCCCAACGCCATTTGGTAAAAGGAAGTAGCCATCTTATGGGCTTCTTTATCCGTTTCTGCAGCAATTACATTGACACAGGAAATCACATGGGGATGCTTTAAATACTCAGAAGGCTGGAAATTATCCCGATAATAGCGAACAGCATCCAAAAATTGTGCAGGTGCAAAATGACTCGCAAAAGCATAAGGCAACCCCTTCTTGGCTGCGAGCACTGCACTGCTCATGCTACTTCCCAACAGATAAATAGGGATATCTAGTCCTTCACCTGGAATGGCCCGAACCTTACCGTCGATGTTTTCATCGGAAAGATAAAGCTGAAGTTCTTCCAGCTCCCTAGGAAACTCCTCTACTGTCTCTAAACGATCCCGCCTTAACGCCCTAGCAGTTGTCTGATCGGTACCAGGAGCTCTTCCCAGTCCAAGATCGATTCGCTCGGGATAAAGGGATGCCAAGGTGCCAAATTGCTCTGCCACCATCAGTGGAGCATGATTAGGCAGCATGATCCCTCCTGATCCAACGCGGATACTTTTGGTCCCTCCTGCGATATGTCCGATCAAAACAGCCGTAGCAGAACTCCCTACGCTGACCATATTGTGATGCTCTGCCAGCCAAAAACGCTTATAGCCCCATTTTTCGGCATGCTTCGCTAGGCCCAAGCTCCTAGCGAAGGCATCAGTAGCATCATGCTGTTCTTTAATGATGGCCAAATCCAGTACGGAAAAAGCTATTTCACCCAGTGGTTTGATATTCTTCATTGCACTATTCATTGTCGTTTTCTTACCAACTGGATTACATCCAAAATCGTTCTCTCAACGCCAAAAATCAGTGTACAATTGCCAAATCCGGGAATGCACTTCTAAAAAAATTCACCCAAATAAATCAGAGCTCAGGTAACGGTCACCACGGTCGCAGGTAATGCAGACGATCACCCCATCATCCAATGTTTCGGCGAGCTTCACTGCGGCATGCAGTGCTCCACCGCTGCTCATACCTGCCAGTATTCCTTCTTCTTTGGCCATTCGTCGTGTCATTTCAGTTGCCTCATCCTGACTTACATCGATGATCTGATCCACGCGTTTGGAATCGTATATTTTGGGCAAAAACTCGGGTGACCATCTTCTGATCCCCGGTATACTAGAGCCATCGGTAGGTTGCGTACCAACGATTTGAATTGTAGGATCTTGCTCTTTTAGGTACCGGGAAACTCCCATGATGGTCCCTGTAGTCCCCATAGCGGAAACAAAATGGGTAATCTCACCATTGGTATCCCGCATGATCTCAGGCCCTGTCCCCTCATAATGAGCTTGATAATTATCAGGATTGGCAAATTGGTTCAAAATATAATACCCTTCCTTTTCAGCCATCTCTTCGGCAAGTGTCCTGGAGTATTCAATGGTTTTGGCTGCTGGGGTCAAGATGACTTCTGCTCCGTACGCCTCCATGGAAACGACCCTTTCGCGAGTCGAATTATCTGGCATGATCAAGATCATTTCCACACCAAGGACCTTTGCTATCATCGCCAAGGCAATGCCCGTATTGCCACTGGTCGCCTCTACTATTTTGTCTCCCTTTTTAATATCTCCACGATCCATGGCCCTTTTGATCATGCTATAGGCTGCACGGTCTTTCACACTACCACCGGGGTTTTGCCCCTCCAGTTTACAATAGATCTTTACGTTGGGGTTGGTGGGAATATGTTCTAGCTCAACAAGCGGTGTATTGCCGATCAACTCAAATAACTTCATGTATTAGGCATCATTTTTAAAAACATACATATCAGTGGTCTCTGCACTGGCATCGTACATTTTGGTCTGATAATAGATTTTGCTTTTGGCGGGAATACTTTTGGTAAGCCATACATTCCCCCCAATCACACTCTCCGCTCCGATGACGGTCTTTCCTCCCAAAATTGTCGCTCCCGCATAGATGACCACATGATTCTCAATGGTCGGATGACGTTGGATATCAGCATCTTCCTTATTGACACTCAATGCACCTAGGGTCACGCCCTGATATAATTTCACATGGTCACCTATCCTAGTTGTCTCCCCTACTACTACTCCTGTACCGTGATCGATGCAAAAGTAGCGGCCTATCTCAGCCCCAGGGTGAATATCTATCCCTGTTTTACTGTGGGCAAATTCCGTGATCATGCGAGGAATAAGTGCCACACCTTGCTCTTGGAGCAAATGGGCGATTCGGTAAGCAGCAATGGCATAAAACCCAGGATAACTCCTGATCACTTCTGTTTTGCTATTGGCTGCTGGATCCCCTTCAAACATCGCCTCAACATCCTCCTGTATAGCATCATAAACATCAGACAGCTTGACAAAAAAGGCATGGGCCACCTCCTCGCCATCAGCGTCAATAAGTTGCTTGTTCCTCCCTAGGATACCCTGTAATTGGACTTCATAAAACTGGAGTCTATCCGCTATCTCTTGCTTGTCTTGAAGAATTTTAACAGCATATTCTGGAAATAGTATTCCCAAAACCCCCTCAAAAAATTCTTGTACTCTCTTTGGAGAAGGACAGTCAGGACATTGTTTGTGAGCGTCATGAATTTTATCGATAAATAATTCTCTATGTTCCATTGTAATCGTTAGCAGTTATAGAACAAAACCTAGTCTGATCACATATGGTTCAGTATAGATCAAATTTTGATTATCATAAAGGACATTATACAGTAATGTAAAGTTCATTCCTCCACGTCTCCCAAAGGGCACAAAGTAGCCCCCTCCTAAAAACAACCCGGGCACCCACTCCCGTTCGGAGACTATTCTGCCAAAATCATCCTGCTTATAGGCTTCCACACTCAAATTTTCATATTCGGCATGGGCAAATAGATTGGGAAGTATATTATAACGGTTAAATATCCTTCCGCCATACACATTGGATGATTCGCCAAAGTCCTTATACTTAAGGTATTGATAAGTGATGCCCAGACCAGCCGAGTATCGGTCTGTGACCATCACTCCCACCAAAGGCGAAACTTCAATATAGGTTACATACCCAAACTGCAAGCCCAAGTTCCCTCCAAAATACAGTCGTTCACTAAGAGGCACCTTTTCATTTTCTTCCTGATAATACTCGATCTGAGCAAACGTTTTGGAATGGGAAACCATCAAAAATAGGCCCACCAAACATGTCAGCAGGACACTTTTATTCTTCAACAATAACATATAGGTCTTCAGTTTTTTTCTTCATCAAGTATCTTTCACGAGCAAACTTTTCCAAAAGTTCATAATTACTGAGTAATTCTTCTCTTTCGGCCTGTATTTTTTCTTTTCGCTCCTGATAAAACTCTTTTTGGTCCTGAAGACTGTTAAGCTTTGAGCGCAACTTAAACTGGCTGATAATATCATTATTATCAATAAACACCATCCAAACCACAAAAAGTACGGTGAATATAAAATAGAAGTTTTTAGTGTATTTGAGGTATTTGGCCATAAGACTCGCATTTGTACTTATGACAAATATATAAAATAGTGGGGACTAATCTTAAAACAGTTATATGCAATAAGGGTAATTAAGAGGTTTCAGTGTAGCACCGCTAGGTCAAATACAGAAAACTAAAGCAAAGAGCTGATTTTGTCCGCCGCGGATCAGGTCGCAATAGATCGGCTATATTCCGGCTTCACCATTCCAAATAAAAAAAGCACTCCGACTTCTCGGAGTGCTTCTACAGTTATTAGTTTGGATTGGACGTTTATTTCTTAGGGAAATAAGCAGTATCGCCCAAAAGCTCTTCTATTCTTAGCAACTGGTTGTACTTGGCCATTCTGTCAGAACGGGAAGCAGAACCGGTTTTGATCTGTCCAGTATTGCAAGCAACGGCAAGATCAGCTATAGTGCTGTCTTCTGTTTCACCTGATCTGTGGGACATTACAGCAGTAAATCCAGCCTTGTGAGCCAAATCAATTGCTTCCAATGTTTCCGTCAACGTACCGATTTGGTTTACTTTGATCAGGATAGAATTGGCAGATTTTTCTTCGATACCCCTTTGAAGGAATTTCACATTGGTCACGAAAAGGTCATCGCCTACCAGCTGCACCTTATCTCCGATTTTGGCAGTAAGCATTGCCCAGCCTTCCCAATCTTCTTCACCACATCCATCTTCGATAGAGTCAATCGGGTACTTTTCGGTAAGTTCGGCAAGATATGCTACTTGTTCTTCTCTGTTTCTGGTAACACCAGTATCTCCCTCAAATTTCTTGTAGTTATATTTTCCGTCCTCAAAGAACTCAGAAGCAGCACAATCAAGCGCAATGGTCACATCATCACCTGGCTTATATCCAGCCTTGGTAATGGCATCCAAGATGCAGTTAAGGGCCTCTTCAGTGCCTCCGGAGAAGTTTGGTGCAAAACCACCTTCATCACCTACGGCGGTACTAAGGCCTTTGTCGTGAAGGATCTTCTTAAGATTATGGAAGATTTCAGCTCCCGTTCTCATGGCCTCAGAGAAGTTTGGTGCGCCTACTGGTCGGATCATAAACTCTTGGAATGCGATAGGCGCATCAGAGTGTGAACCACCATTGATGATATTCATCATTGGCACAGGAAGGGTCTTGGCGTTGACGCCACCCACATACCTGAACAATGGCAGACCAAGGTCATCGGCTGCGGCTTTGGCTACTGCCAAGGACACACCCAAGATAGCATTGGCTCCCAATTTTGATTTTGTATCAGTTCCATCCAACTGAATCATCAACTCATCGATACCTCTTTGATCAAAAACAGATTGACCGATCAATTCCGGCTGGATGATTTCATTTACATTTTTTACTGCCTGTAGCACTCCTTTACCCAAGTATTTGCTTTTATCTCCATCACGAAGCTCTACAGCCTCATTGACACCAGTAGAAGCCCCACTTGGCACGGCGGCTCTTCCAAAAGCGCCACTTTCAGTTTCCACATCTACTTCCACGGTGGGGTTGCCCCTGGAATCTAAAATTTGTCTAGCATGAATTGCTGTAATCAAAGTCATAATGCTAAAAGGTTTATAGGTTGTATTAATTATTGTTGATTAAAGAAATAAAATCATCAAACAGATACCTGGAATCGTGTGGCCCTGGCGCAGATTCTGGGTGATATTGCACAGAAAATGCAGGTCTATCTTTTAATTTGATACCGGCTACCGTATTATCATTTAGGTGAACATGGGTGATCTCTATTCCTGGATGCCCTTCGCTGTCTTCCCTAACGATATTAAACCCGTGATTTTGTGAGGTAATTTCACTTTTTCCGGTTACTAAATTCTTGATAGGATGGTTAATTCCCCTATGGCCATGGTGCATTTTATAGGTCTTGATCCCTACCGCTTCGGCTATCAACTGATGGCCTAGGCAAATACCGAAAACCGGCTTGTTCAAAGCCAGAATCTCTTTCACGGTATCTACGGCATAATCCATTACTGCAGGATCCCCAGGGCCATTGGAAAGAAAATAGGCATTGGGTTGCCATGCTTCCATCTCTGAAACAGCAGTTTTTGCAGGAAAAACCTTACAATAAACCCCACGAGCAGCTAGGTTTCGAAGAATATTCTTCTTGATACCATAATCCACACAGGCCACTTTAATAGCTGAATTTTCATCACCTACATAATAAGGCTCTTTGGTACATACTTTAGAAGAGAGTTCTAATCCTTCCATGGAAGGTACACTCTCAAGTACTTTCTTCAGATCATCAAGGTTATCATATTCTGAACTGATAATAGCATTCATGGCACCTTTAGACCTGATATGCCTTACTATTTTCCGGGTATCGACATCAGCTATACCAGTGATGGAGTTACTTACCAAGTACTCTTGCAATGACTGTGAGGCATCAAGCCTACTGTACACTTCCGAAAAGCTATTGACCACTATACTGGCAATCGTTGGGCCATCAGATTCCATTTCAGAATCAATCACACCATAATTACCAATATGTGGTGTAGTGGTTACTACTATTTGCCCCGTATAGGAAGGGTCTGTGTAGATTTCCTGATACCCGGTCATACCTGTGTTAAAGCAGATCTCGCCACCGTTTGTACCATGCTTACCGATCAATGTACCGTAGAATACGGTACCATCCTCAAGAAGGAGTGTTGCTTTTTGTTTGTCCATTTATTGAAATTGAATGCCCAAATTTAAGGATTTTATCACTAAGAGACAGATATTTTTTGAAAAGGATAATAAAAAAGGGATT
Coding sequences within it:
- the eno gene encoding phosphopyruvate hydratase; its protein translation is MTLITAIHARQILDSRGNPTVEVDVETESGAFGRAAVPSGASTGVNEAVELRDGDKSKYLGKGVLQAVKNVNEIIQPELIGQSVFDQRGIDELMIQLDGTDTKSKLGANAILGVSLAVAKAAADDLGLPLFRYVGGVNAKTLPVPMMNIINGGSHSDAPIAFQEFMIRPVGAPNFSEAMRTGAEIFHNLKKILHDKGLSTAVGDEGGFAPNFSGGTEEALNCILDAITKAGYKPGDDVTIALDCAASEFFEDGKYNYKKFEGDTGVTRNREEQVAYLAELTEKYPIDSIEDGCGEEDWEGWAMLTAKIGDKVQLVGDDLFVTNVKFLQRGIEEKSANSILIKVNQIGTLTETLEAIDLAHKAGFTAVMSHRSGETEDSTIADLAVACNTGQIKTGSASRSDRMAKYNQLLRIEELLGDTAYFPKK
- a CDS encoding FtsB family cell division protein, producing MAKYLKYTKNFYFIFTVLFVVWMVFIDNNDIISQFKLRSKLNSLQDQKEFYQERKEKIQAEREELLSNYELLEKFARERYLMKKKTEDLYVIVEE
- the carA gene encoding glutamine-hydrolyzing carbamoyl-phosphate synthase small subunit, whose product is MDKQKATLLLEDGTVFYGTLIGKHGTNGGEICFNTGMTGYQEIYTDPSYTGQIVVTTTPHIGNYGVIDSEMESDGPTIASIVVNSFSEVYSRLDASQSLQEYLVSNSITGIADVDTRKIVRHIRSKGAMNAIISSEYDNLDDLKKVLESVPSMEGLELSSKVCTKEPYYVGDENSAIKVACVDYGIKKNILRNLAARGVYCKVFPAKTAVSEMEAWQPNAYFLSNGPGDPAVMDYAVDTVKEILALNKPVFGICLGHQLIAEAVGIKTYKMHHGHRGINHPIKNLVTGKSEITSQNHGFNIVREDSEGHPGIEITHVHLNDNTVAGIKLKDRPAFSVQYHPESAPGPHDSRYLFDDFISLINNN
- the cysM gene encoding cysteine synthase CysM, encoding MKLFELIGNTPLVELEHIPTNPNVKIYCKLEGQNPGGSVKDRAAYSMIKRAMDRGDIKKGDKIVEATSGNTGIALAMIAKVLGVEMILIMPDNSTRERVVSMEAYGAEVILTPAAKTIEYSRTLAEEMAEKEGYYILNQFANPDNYQAHYEGTGPEIMRDTNGEITHFVSAMGTTGTIMGVSRYLKEQDPTIQIVGTQPTDGSSIPGIRRWSPEFLPKIYDSKRVDQIIDVSQDEATEMTRRMAKEEGILAGMSSGGALHAAVKLAETLDDGVIVCITCDRGDRYLSSDLFG
- a CDS encoding LLM class flavin-dependent oxidoreductase, which produces MKNIKPLGEIAFSVLDLAIIKEQHDATDAFARSLGLAKHAEKWGYKRFWLAEHHNMVSVGSSATAVLIGHIAGGTKSIRVGSGGIMLPNHAPLMVAEQFGTLASLYPERIDLGLGRAPGTDQTTARALRRDRLETVEEFPRELEELQLYLSDENIDGKVRAIPGEGLDIPIYLLGSSMSSAVLAAKKGLPYAFASHFAPAQFLDAVRYYRDNFQPSEYLKHPHVISCVNVIAAETDKEAHKMATSFYQMALGIVRRKSYPLRPPVDTMDGLWTEAEAAAINQMMACSFVGSAATVREDLEHFQEIAQVDEIMICSHIYDHEARLKSYELAASCFREPANAR
- a CDS encoding serine O-acetyltransferase — protein: MEHRELFIDKIHDAHKQCPDCPSPKRVQEFFEGVLGILFPEYAVKILQDKQEIADRLQFYEVQLQGILGRNKQLIDADGEEVAHAFFVKLSDVYDAIQEDVEAMFEGDPAANSKTEVIRSYPGFYAIAAYRIAHLLQEQGVALIPRMITEFAHSKTGIDIHPGAEIGRYFCIDHGTGVVVGETTRIGDHVKLYQGVTLGALSVNKEDADIQRHPTIENHVVIYAGATILGGKTVIGAESVIGGNVWLTKSIPAKSKIYYQTKMYDASAETTDMYVFKNDA